The Helianthus annuus cultivar XRQ/B chromosome 16, HanXRQr2.0-SUNRISE, whole genome shotgun sequence genome includes a window with the following:
- the LOC110919405 gene encoding uncharacterized protein LOC110919405, with protein sequence MTCNPKWPEICDNLHVGQTTTDRPDLVSRVFRAKLEDLKDQLFKKHVLREVKAYVYVIEFQKRGLPHAHFLLIMYPQHKINNADHYDKVVCAEIPNKLTHPRLHEMVVKHMIHGPCGNLRSSSPCMQGDPKICRFHYPRQFNEQTTQGEDSYPLYRRRDTGIEVDLRGQTLDNRWVVPYNPRLLMMFNCHMNVEVCSSIKSVKYLFKYVYKGHDKQVIQVDQSEPGVVINEIKRFQDARYISPPEAMWRIFSFPLSQIFPTVLALQLHLPNNQMVRFRDDDLMPIVDRERDKRTMLTAFFEINRNDETARKAALELGLIEDDEYLSQCLEEASTFQFPNALRRLFATIMIFCQPGDIRKLWNDHFDSLSEDHRLHCQSIERVQNMVLTEISVFVQSMGKNFNEFDLPKITDDVNLQDAGYRELQEEYGIVFEPEHLSAKDSLNPDQKNVFDEIMMHVDNDLPGVFFIDGPGGTGKTFLYIALLTEIRSRGLIALATASSGAAANNMPGGRTAHSRFKIPLNLENNSMCNIKKQSGAAKLIRSAKIIIWDEASMAKRQAIEAVDRTFQDIIGVSLPFGGKIMVMGGDFRQVMPVIKRGTRAQIVDSSVRMSPLWSLTKKMRLTINMRALKDPWFSKFLLRVGDGTEEPIEGNYIRIPDDMTIQCNNRENAIKELIHAIFLSIEDNVYSSDYIISRAILSTKNDSVDEINNQMIEIFQGEEKVYYSFDEAEDDQRNFYPVEFLNSLNVSGLPPHKLRLKIGCPIRLLRNIDPSHGLCNGTRLICKGFMRNVIDAEIAVGQHAGKRVFLPRIPLTLSEDDMFPFKLKRKQFPIRLSFSMTINKAQGQTIPNVGIYLPDSVFSHGQLYVALSRGISRQSTKRIQTKRSLHIKCCLPGSVA encoded by the exons ATGACATGCAATCCTAAGTGGCCTGAGATATGTGATAACTTACATGTTGGTCAAACTACTACAGATCGTCCAGACCTTGTTTCAAGAGTGTTCCGGGCTAAATTAGAAGATCTTAAGGATCAACTCTTCAAGAAACATGTCCTCAGGGAAGTTAAGGCATACGTCTATGTCATTGAATTTCAAAAGCGGGGTTTGCCGCATGCACATTTTCTCCTAATCATGTACCCGCAACACAAGATCAATAACGCGGACCATTATGATAAGGTTGTGTGTGCTGAAATTCCTAACAAACTAACACATCCCAGATTGCATGAGATGGTTGTCAAGCACATGATTCACGGTCCTTGCGGCAATTTACGATCAAGCAGTCCTTGTATGCAGGGTGATCCTAAAATTTGTCGTTTTCACTATCCTAGACAATTTAACGAACAGACGACACAAGGAGAAGATTCGTATCCGTTGTATCGAAGGAGAGACACCGGGATAGAAGTGGACCTACGAGGACAAACACTTGATAATAGATGGGTGGTCCCATATAACCCAAGGCTTTTGATGATGTTTAACTGCCACATGAATGTTGAAGTTTGCTCAAGTATAAAATCTGTGAAATATCTTTTCAAATATGTTTATAAAGGACATGACAAACAGGTTATTCAAGTCGATCAAAGTGAGCCAGGGGTTGTTATTAATGAGATAAAAAGATTTCAAGATGCACGCTACATATCGCCCCCAGAAGCTATGTGGCGCATTTTTTCCTTCCctctttctcaaatctttcctACTGTTCTAGCCTTACAACTTCATCTCCCAAATAATCAGATGGTTAGATTTAGAGATGATGACTTGATGCCCATTGTTGATAGGGAAAGGGATAAGAGAACCATGCTAACAGCATTTTTTGAGATAAATAGAAACGATGAAACAGCAAGG AAAGCAGCTCTTGAGTTAGGCTTAATAGAAGACGATGAATATCTATCACAATGTCTCGAAGAAGCCTCTACGTTTCAGTTTCCCAATGCTCTTAGAAGGTTATTTGCGACCATAATGATTTTTTGCCAACCTGGAGATATTCGAAAGTTATGGAATGACCACTTTGATTCACTGTCTGAAGATCATCGGTTACACTGTCAAAGTATAGAACGAGTTCAAAATATGGTTCTTACCGAAATTAGTGTCTTTGTACAATCCATGGGTAAAAATTTCAATGAGTTCGACCTTCCTAAGATAACAGACGATGTTAACTTACAAGATGCAGGTTATCGTGAGTTACAAGAAGAGTATGGGATTGTTTTCGAACCTGAACACTTGAGTGCCAAAGATTCACTTAATCCGGACCAAAAAAACGTGTTTGATGAGATCATGATGCATGTTGATAATGATCTTCCAGGCGTGTTCTTTATTGATGGTCCAGGTGGAACTGGAAAAACATTTTTGTACATTGCCTTGCTTACTGAAATTCGGTCACGTGGTCTTATTGCTCTCGCAACAGCTTCATCAGGTGCAGCGGCTAATAATATGCCAGGAGGTAGAACGGCTCACTCGAGATTCAAGATTCCTCTTAATCTTGAAAATAATTCAATGTGCAATATCAAAAAACAGAGTGGGGCCGCTAAACTGATTCGGTCTGCCAAAATAATCATATGGGATGAAGCGTCGATGGCTAAACGACAGGCGATAGAGGCAGTCGATCGTACATTCCAAGACATTATAGGTGTTAGTCTCCCATTTGGTGGAAAGATAATGGTTATGGGAGGTGACTTCAGACAAGTGATGCCGGTTATTAAACGTGGCACTCGAGCACAGATTGTAGACTCCAGCGTACGAATGTCACCTCTTTGGTCTTTGACTAAGAAGATGCGGTTGACCATAAATATGAGAGCGCTAAAAGATCCATGGTTTTCTAAATTTCTTTTAAGAGTCGGCGATGGAACTGAAGAACCAATCGAAGGAAACTATATCCGCATACCCGATGACATGACAATTCAGTGCAACAACAGAGAAAACGCTATAAAAGAATTGATCCATGCCATCTTTCTATCAATTGAAGATAATGTATATTCTTCAGATTATATAATCTCTAGAGCAATATTGTCCACTAAAAATGATAGTGTTGACGAGATTAATAATCAAATGATTGaaatttttcaaggggaggaaaAAGTTTATTACAGTTTTGATGAAGCTGAAGACGATCAGCGCAACTTCTATCCGGTCGAGTTCTTAAACTCGCTAAATGTTAGTGGTTTGCCGCCTCATAAGCTTCGTTTAAAAATTGGATGCCCAATAAGATTGTTACGTAATATCGATCCATCACATGGCCTGTGTAATGGCACGCGATTGATATGTAAGGGTTTCATGCGAAATGTTATTGATGCGGAAATTGCAGTCGGTCAACATGCCGGCAAAAGAGTTTTTTTGCCAAGAATCCCTCTAACCCTTTCTGAAGATGACATGTTCCCATTCAAGctgaaaagaaaacaatttccaATTCGACTTAGCTTTTCCATGACGATTAATAAAGCTCAAGGTCAAACAATTCCGAACGTTGGTATTTATCTTCCGGATTCTGTATTTTCACATGGACAACTTTATGTCGCGTTATCAAGAGGGATTTCAAGACAAAGTACGAAGAGAATTCAAACAAAGCGGAGTTTACACATCAAATGTTGTCTACCAGGAAGTGTTGCGTGA